From Fulvivirga lutea:
TTTAGACTCGACAGCCAATTTGGGTACTTTTTGAGAAATACCAGAAATGGATATCAACAGCAATAATGATAAGGTGAGTAGTAATTTTTGCATCTGATTTGTTTATTGAAATTTTAACAAGCCGCAAACTTACCTCCTTAATTTGTAAAAAGAAATGTCGATTTTATTATATTTCTTACATGATGAATAATCGCCTTATAATTATTGATATCTAGATTTATATAAAACACACTTTTTCAAATCAGGGTAATCACTTAATTGAGGATGCTCAAAATGGCATTCAAATTTCATCCCAATCTTTTGCATAACATTAATAGAAGGTAAGTTTACCTCAGGGGCAATTGCAACAATTTCTTTTAGTTTAAGACTCTCAAACCCAAATTCAAGACATCTTTCGGCACCTTCAGTGGCCAATCCTTTGCCTTGAAATTTGGTGGCTAGCCTCCAACCAATATCAGTACATGGAGAAAAGTCTGTGTCTAATTCTTTGTATGATAAACCAATGAAACCTATAAGTTCATGCGTATCTAACAGATCCACTGCATAGTAGCAATAGCCATACTTTTTATAATCGCCATTTTGTTTATTTATCCACTTAGCGGTGTCGGATTCATTTACCGTAGAAGGAAAATATTTCATAACCGCAGGATCAGCATTCAATTGGGCGAGGGGAGTAAGGTCGTTATCTGACCAAAGGCGAAAACCTATTCGTGATGATTGAAATAGGTATTGTTCCATAAGTAATTAAAGTATTTGAGAAAGATGCTTGTAGCTTTTCAAATGAAAATAATTAATCGTTGGAGACTTTTACAGCAGCAATACTATAATGCGGCTGTGCTGCTTCTTTCCATACTACTTTTTTCAATTGCGAGTCGTAAGCACCCGTTATTTCATAGTTTGGATAACTGGTTTCTTTCCATTCTACTTTCTTGGTTTCAGGATTATAAACCCCATGAACGTCATATCTTGGATAAGTAGATTGTTTCCATTCAACAACTTTTAGTGCAGCGTTATATACTCCCATGATAGTATAATTAGGCCAGAGAGACTCTTTCCATTCTATTTCATTAATTGCAGGATTATATACACCGCTGATAGTATACCTTTTTGATGATGATTGTTTCCATTGAACACTTTTTGAAATGGGATCATAAACACCAGAAATATCGTAACGCGGCCACTCTGATTGCTTCCACTCAATTGATTTAGTATTGGGGTTATACACTCCTGCAATTGTATAATTCGGATAATCGGTTTGTTTCCATTCAGTTTGCCCTGTTGCAGGATTGAACACACCCACTATTTGATAGTTGGGATAATCTGATTCTTTAAATTCAATGATATTATTTCCACTTTGACTATGTTCCTGCCCGAATGAGATGGTAGTCACTATAATCAGGCACATAAATAAAATGCCCAATTTATTGGCTGAAGTTTTTATTTTTTCCTGCTGCAATCTAATTCTCATGAGATAACAAAATTAATGAGTTTTGAACTCTTATACCCGATCTGGTTAAATTCTTGGTTTCGGTTTTGAAGAATTCTTCAATTGTTTTGACCTAGATATAGTTAATTCAAATTATCTATATAAACGTAAATAATATTGCAATTCGTCATGCTAGATATTGAGATTTCTTTGGCATCTGAATCTAGTGAAATCTGGGTTAGAGATTTAACCGGAATTGTTTGTTGTTCATTATAAGTGAGTTTAACTGGTTGATGATAGTTATAGAAGAAGTGATCTCCTTTATCTAATTTGAGCAATTTTTGTTCGCCAGCTTTTAATTGAATGATCGATACTTTGCTACTGATATCGCCTTTAGTCATCAGATTGAAATCAGTACACTTACCTTTAGATATTGTTTCCCAATTACCGGAAAAGTGATCCATTTCAAATGGAATTAAAAGTTTTTGGTGGTGATTAGTGTGTTCTAACTTCATTTGCCCTTCTAACACCACAAGTGTTCTATTTACGTTTGGCAATTTTGTAAATACAGATTCATCTATTTCAACAGTTGCAGTACTTAGCCTTAATTTAAAACCTCCAGACTTGAAGTCGGCATTTGCAGGAAAAATGAAAAGCTCCGTGGTAGTGCCGCCCGACCATTGCGTTGTTTTGAATGAGTTATGTAACTGGATTTGCATTTATTCAACTATCGTTCTAAAAGTAAGGTTTACTCTTGGTGAATGCACTTTTTTAGTAAGAGGTAGCCGGTGTTTCCAGTAGGTTTGGCAGGTGCCTTTCATTACTAGCAATGACCCATGTTCTAGAAAGGTCGTTACCGTTTCACCTGATTCTATATGCTTAAATAAAAATTTGCGCTCAGCACCAAAAGTTAATGAAGCAATGGCCCCGTTTGGCTTTAAATCTTTTTCGCCATCACTATGATATGCCATACCCTCCGAACCATCGTGATACAGATTTGTAAGGCATGAGTTGTAAGATTCACTAGTAACCTTTTCTGTCAGATTTTTTAACTCTTTTAATTCTTTAGTCCACGGAAGCGCCTTTTTAATACTATTTGAATATTTGTATTCATAAGGCCTGCTTCCATACCAGCCATACTTTCGTTTAGTTACATAGTGTTTGCCAAAAATGTAAGCTTCATCATTACGCCATTCAAGCGTTTCCATTAGCACTTTAAAATAGTTGTCGGCATCTTGTTGATTGATCACTTTACCATAGTAATAAACTTCACCATCGAATGGCAATAGATTCTTTTTCGGGTCATGTGGAAAATCGAATAACATACTTAAATGACTAACAACCCTGATTTTCTCAACGTATTGATTGGTTTCGAATACCAAAATATTTCGAAGTCATCATAATGCTCCTCAAAAGACTTTTTAACCTTTGCTAGCGTCAAAGGTGTTTTTGATTCTGGCTTGGCTTGATTGAGAATACTAACAACCCAATCTACTTTTTCATTATCGATGCTCAACTGAGTAATACCTATATTATTATGGAAAATAAGCTTTGCCTTTTTGTTTTTCTTGGCAATATCTATTGTAGGCGTATTACCAACCCAAATTACTTTGGCAGACGGCTGAGGAGATTGGTATTCTTCCTCTTCCAGGCTATTTAGAATAAAATCTTCAGGAATTGTCGTTTGTGGAATGTTAAAATCAAACCACTCCTGCAAGTCAAATTCAAAACAAAGGCCATGCATGTAATTGAATAAGGACTTTTTCAATCCGTAACTAAATTGGTCATGATCTATTCCGGTGGAATCAGTGAATTGAACATCGTTATGGGCAAATGTTATTTCCTCTTTTTCAGGAGTAACTCCATATAACTCAGGATGTAGCCCAACAGGGCTATGTGCAGTTAAAGCAAATTGATGCCAAAACCCAGATTGAATAATTCCTTGCTCAAACATTTGTCTTACCATTTCCAAACTGTCAACAGTTTCTTGAACAGTTTGAGTAGGGTAACCATACATCAAGTAGGCATGCACCATAATACCTGCTTCTGTAAAATTTCTAGTTACTTTAGCTACTTGCTCTACCGTCACACCTTTATCTATCAGCTTTAGCAACCTATCTGAAGCTACTTCTAACCCTCCTGAAACGGCTATGCAACCTGAAGCTTTTAACAACTGACATAAATCGTATGTGAAGCTTTTTTCAAAACGAATGTTAGTCCACCAGGTTACTGTTATTTTCCTTCTTACTATTTCTAATGCCAACTCTCGCATAAGTGCGGGCGGTGCAGCTTCATCAACAAAGTGAAAACCAGTATCACCTGTTTGAGTAATAAGATTTTCCATTCTGTCAACAAGTATTTTAGCTGCTATAGGCTCATATAGTTTTATATAATCTAATGAGATATCGCAAAAGGTGCATTTACCCCAATAGCATCCGTGCGCCATAGTTAACTTGTTCCAGCGCCCATCACTCCACAAGCTGTGCATCGGGTTAGCGATCTCGATAAATGATATGTACTTGCCTAGATGGAGATCTGAATAATCCGGTGTGCCCAAATCAACCTGTTTGTAATCAGGTTTAGAGGATAAGTTGTTATAAAATACTTTACCATCCTTCAAGTGAAAAGTTCTTTTGAGTTCAACGGTATTCCTATCTGTTTCCAGATTCTCTACGAGTAATTCAATCGGGACTTCACCATCATCTAACGTAATAAAATCGAAGTATTCAAAAACTCTTGAGTCAGAAACAGAGCGTAATTCGGTATTTGGGAAACCACCACCCATGGCTGTTTGAATGTTGGAATCAAATGACTTTATCCATTGGGCACAACGGAACGCACTGTATAAATTACCCGGGAAAGGAACAGAAAAACATACCAGTTTGGGTTGTGTTTCTTTAATGCGTTTTTCAAGCAATTCCAATGTGAGCTGATCAATAAAACTTGGTTTGCGTTGTAGGCTTTGATGTAATTCATCAAAGCTATTAGCACTCATTCCCAGCCGTTCAGCATATCTGCTAAAACCGAAATTATCATCAATGCATTCGATAATAAAATCAGATAAATCTTCTAGAAAGAGTGTAGCCAGGTGCTTAGCCTTATCCTGCATACCCATATTTCCAAAAGCCCATTCAAGATCGTCTAACTGATTAAATCGGGATGCCTGTGGCAAATAGCCCTCTGTGCAAATTGATCTGGCGTAGGAATGATTATTGCCTTGCAAAAAGGTGATAACATCATTAATCTTGGCAAGGTATTCTTCCCGTAATGCTATGATTCTCTGTGAGTTATCAGAATAGTCAACGTTAGCTTTGCTGGCAATTTCAAATAGCTTAATCAGGTTTTTCTTAGTGAAAAGCTCATTTATTACATCAATCCCCAGGTCCATCTGATAGGAATCAATATTTTTAGTATTTAGAAATCCTTTTAAATAAGCTGTTGCCGGATAGGGTGTATTCAGCTGAGTAAAAGGTGGAGTTATTAAAAGAAGCTTTCTCAAGATAGTTGCAATTTATGCATTGCTGCGTACGCCTACGGTTGAATTACCTAATTATTTCAATTTTTGGGATAAGCTATTACAATTAGTTTTTCATTATTTCAGTTGCTCCAAATCCCTAATTAGAATCTTTCTTCTATCGAAATTAATAAGATTGGCCTCCTTTAATTCATTAAGAATGGTTGTAACGGTTTGCCTTGAAGTACCGGTTAGATTAGCGATATCCTTGTGAGTAAGTTTAGTAGGGATCATTGTTTCGAAGCCTACTTTTTTGCCCTTCCACGCTGCCGCATCTTTCAAGAATTCTATTACTCTTGTTCTGGCATCTTTAAATACAAGCGACTCCACTTTTCTTTCGAGCTTTCTGATGCGTAAACCAATAAGCTTGTAAATTTTAAAGCTCAGCTCTTTATTATCGGCCATAAGCCCACGCATTTCATCAATACTTACTGGGCACACGTTGGTATTATCATCCATGGCTTGGGCAAAATCGGCTCTGCGCTCTTCACCAGTAAGGGCCAACTCACCAAAAATTTCACCTGCGCCTAAAATGGCTTTCACAATCTCCTTACCGTCATCAGAGTAATGACCTATTTTAACACGCCCTTCGGCAATCATGTAAATATATTTTGCCTGCTCATCAGCAAAATAGATAAACTCATTCTTTTTGTATGTTGTAAACTCATGCTTATCCTGTAGGCCTGCAGTTTTATGTGGACATAATACATTAAATAGGTCTACCTCTTCAAAAAACCAAAGGTTGGATTTTTCATTCATGTCTGGTGGCGTTTAATCAATGAAATTACTGAATATTGTTAAGTTAGTAAAGATCAAAGTTCGTTTCGTTTATGAAATTATCACGCATTATTATCTATCCCATTAAATCTTTAGGTGGCATTGAACTTCAAAGCTCTTTAGTTACTGAAAGAGGTTTAAAGTACGATAGAAGATTCATGTTGGTAGATGATAATAACAAGTTCTTAACCATCAGACAGCATAAAGAGTTCTTGTTTTTTACTGTTGAATTAACTGATGACGGCTTTGTTGTTAAAAACAAGGAATCTGATGAGTCGATTAATGTGCCTTTTGATATTACAGAAGGCCAAAAAGTGCCAGTTAGAATTTGGGATGATTCAGTTGATGGGATTGTAGCTGCAGACTCGATAAATAAATGGTTTTCATCACAATTGAAAATGTCATGCCGGCTGGTTTATTTGCCAGACGAATCTCCAAGAAGAGTACAACCTGATTGGGTAAAACAGGAAAATCACGTGAGTCTGGCAGATGCATATCCTTATTTAATTGTTGGTGAATCTTCGGTTTCAGACTTAAATAATAAAATCGAAGAAGATATAACTTATCAACGTTTTAGACCTAATTTGATATTTAGTGGAGGCCAACCTTATGACGAATTTTTATGGAAAGAAATCATCATTGGTGAAACTACATTTCAATGTATTAAGCCTTGTACACGTTGTATTGTAACTACTATGAATCCTGAAACCGCTGAAATAGGGAAGGAACCCTTGAAAACGCTCTTCAAGCAAAAGATAAATGATAAGATGGTTTTCGGAGAAAATTCTGTTTTACTTTCGGGGCAAGAGGTGCGAGTTGGTGATGATATCTCGGTGACCTCTAAAAAACAAGACCCTTATGAGAGTATTGAATAAAAACCTTGAAGTTTAAAGCTTAACCAAAGTTGATGTTTAATTTTACGGCATGTCATATCTATACATAAAGGCATTACATTTAATTTTTGTTGTCACCTGGTTTGCGGGTTTGTTCTACATTGTAAGAATCTTTATTTATCAAACCGAGGCAAGTCAAAAAGCAGAACCTGAAAAATCCATACTTGAAAAGGAGTATCAGAAGAATGCAAAATTACTTTGGTATGCTATTACCTGGCCTTCCGCCATTTTAACCTTGATTTTTGGTTCTCTTTTATTATTCGTTTATAGATTTGATTACCTCACCCAAGGATTTATGCATATCAAATTAGCATTGGTAGTTCTTCTCTATATATATCAGTTTATATGCCATGGGATATTCAAAAATCAACAAAGAGGTATTTATAAACGCACCTCAATACAGCTAAGAATATGGAACGAAGTGGCTACTATTCTGTTAGTAGGTATAGTATTTATTATAGTTCTAAAAAGTGCCCTAAGCCTTGTTTGGGGGATTATTGGGCTTATTTGTTTTAGTGTTTTAATTATGGCAGCCGTAAGGTTGGTTAAAAATATTCGAGAGAAAAAATGAAATATATCTGGGTGGCAATAATTGGCTTATCGCTTTTGGCTTGTGAAAAGGAGGAGAACCGCTTGAAAATCTATGGTAGGAGCGAGGTCACGGATGCTGGTGATACTATTTACCACAAAATAGCTGATTTTAAATTTGTAAATCAGGATAGCAATTGGGTGACACAAGATACTTTCAAAGACAAGATTTATGTGGCTGATTTTTTCTTCACCTCTTGTCCAACTATTTGCCCAATAATGAAAACTCAAATGTTGCGTGTGTATGATAAAATTGAGAATAATCCGGAGGTAATGATTTTATCGCACAGTATTGACCCAAAACATGATACGGTGGCTGTTCTAAAAGAATTTGCTGATCGCTTGGGTGTTACATCTGATAAATGGCATTTTGTAACGGGTAATAAGGAAGATATTTTTAAAGTAGGGCAGACAAGTTATATGGTTAGTGCAAGTGAAGATCCAACAGCACCTGGTGGATACTTACACAGCGGAGCCTTTATATTAATAGATAAAGAAAGGAGAGTTAGAGGTTTGTATGATGGGACTAAACCTGAAGCGGTTGATAAATTGATGAATGATATTGACAGACTTTTAAAAGAATATGAAAAGTAAGTTATTCTTATTAATATTTCTTGTAGCAGGTTGCACCGGAAAGAAGGGCTCTGAAAATGCCTCTGCTTCTCAAAATGTGAAGTTTGAACAATACTTGGTGGAAGGGCAGCAGTTGTATCAAATTCATTGTGCTAACTGCCATCAGTTAAACGGGGAAGGCTTGGCCAAATTATATCCACCATTAGCTAAGTCTGATTATTTAATGGCTGACATTAATAGGGCAATTTGTATTCAGAAAAACGGACAGCAAGGCGAGATAATTGTCAATGGAGTTACATTCAACCAACCAATGCCGGGTATTGGCACACTCACTAACCTCGAAATTGCCGAACTGACTACCTACATCACTAATAGTTGGGGCAATGAGCATCGTATGGTTTCTATTAAAGAAGTAGAAAGTGCGCTGAAAAGCTGCGAGTAATTCTTGAGAAATTATTTAAATTATCCCCCGCTGGCGGGGGACAACTGAATGAAAAAAGTAAATCGGAATACAAAAAGAAAATTACTAAAGGGGTTTGAGTGAAATCACAACATCTTCCTCAGGTCGATAACTATTTCCTGATGATCGTTTAGTTCAATTCCACAATCTTCAAATGAAGGCGGTCCGAAACGGCCCATTTTGTTATTTGAAAAACCAAAGCTTTCAGTAGGTATGCCCACAAAGTTCGTATCTAAAACACCATTTTCATTTTCATCGTGAATGATACTTACCGCATACTTGCCTTTAGGAATATTATTGAAAGTTACTGTAAACTCATTTTTGCCGGCTACTGAAATCTGTTGATTTAAAAAGTCCTCCTCCAAGAACCTTTCTTCATTGTTGAATAGCGCTACAATTAAGTTTCCCTTTTGTGATTCAACCTTGTTAATCGTTATGGATAAGCTTGCCTGTTCCGTTACAGCGGGTTGAAGAAACGATAGCGAAATCATAGAAATAAGGAGATAGATATACATATACAGCTTAAATGTCAGAGTGCAGTATGTCAGGCCCGTAATTCACTATTATATGAACGTTTTTGCTTTCAGGTGTTTCAATAGTACCCGATTTTCCCAGTAAGTTGATAATCTTATCATTCACTTTAATCACATCATTAATGAAGTAATTACCTGTTGATTCAACAGGTTGAACGGAGATCATTTTACCATTATTACCAAAACGAGCTGCAAAAGCGATGGTTTGTCCACTTGCAATTCTAGTACGGTAATTCTTGCCTTCTTCGTCAGTAATTTCAGAGTAGTTACCAACGAGCATAAAACCTTTATCCAGCGTTAGCAAATCAACGATGGTTCCTGCATACTCGAACGTTTGAGACCAAAGTACATCTCCTAAAATGTTCACGCTAATCAATTGTGCTGCTTCTTTGGTATTAATTGATTGTTTAATGGTCGCTCCTTTATAAACCATTACAAAAGCATTAGTAGCTTCAATGTATTTGATTTCTCGAGGGTACAGCGGTAAATCGAGCGGCTTTTTAAATATTTCTTCACCATTTTCATTAACATAATACAGCGTGTTAGACATTCCACTTACACCTTTTGTACGAATCATTATCGCACAACCTTCAGGGGTAATCGCCATGCCTCCAACTTCGTTAATGCCTCCGCCAACTTCGCTCATATCGTATTCTTTGTACCATTTAATTCGATTGTTCGCATCAGTTTTTAACAAAAACGCCAATACTGAATTATCTTTTTGTTTTTGAACACCCGATAAGTATTTGCTGCCATCGGCATTTTCGGCAATGGCAATTGTCAATGGCTCACTGTTAAGTGAATCAAGGCTAATAAGCTTTTGTGGGGTGAGTGATATATTGCTTCTTTTATAAGATATTGATGCATTCTTTACATTATTTTCAGACAATGAATTAAGCGTTGATAGCATTTCATTCACCCCTGTATTTTTAGAATCTGTAACTAATTTCTTCTCATCAGTAACAAATTGGTTAATGCCCGGTAACCCTTTGTAATGAGTATGAAAGAAACTCTCGTATTTTTCATAGTTCTCTTCATTTACGCGTGATTCCACTATTTGTATTAAACTATCGGCATCTTTTGATTTATAAATCAATTCGCCAAGGTTTACCAAATAAACCTGATCGGAACCTGTTGTATCTCTATCATTCACCTGGCCTAATTGATAAATTAAATCCTGCTTATGTTGTTTGTATTTTAGCAATGCCAATGGTAATGACTGAGCATCGTATTTAACTAATTCAAAAATGAGTTTATTATCTAATTGATACGGTGTGTAATCAGGGATGCTCACCAAAGGGCTCATTGGCTTTAATTTGTTTGACAGCTCTAATTCAGCTGCATTTAGCTGTGTTCTTAGGGTTTGAACTTCTGTTTCAACTTCCTTAATTACCTCCTGTGCCCATTTTTTGTAATTCCATATTTCGATATTCTTCGTTAGGAAATTGGGGCTGGTAAGCAAACCTTGCAATCGGTAGGTATCTATTTCTTTTATCTTATATGATTGATTAAAATGGTCAGGATCATACCCTTTACCTGCCGCTAAATATTTATCAAGATTCACAATACTACTGTCGTAATCTGAAATCAAATCTTCCAGTTTGAATTGAAGATTGGTGTTATGCAGCAGTAATAACTTATCTCTGCTATTAAATTGTCCATTAATCTCATTAAACAATTTAATGGCTCGATCATGGTAATCTACACTCCGTGTAAAGTATTCATAAATCTGGGGCATTTTTTCAGTAAACAGTTTCGCTGAATCATATGCATTTCTAATCTTTTGATTAATTGTATTATAACTAACTATTGGGCGGCCTTTACTATCAAATCCGGTGGCAAATTCAACATAATACCCCTCGTTTTTACTTACCTCCCGATCATCCACTACCGCTGCAGCTTTTGTAAATCGCAGTTTGGCTTCATTAGCGTTGGCCATTGCCCGCTCATATTCTGTGATCGGGTCACTTTCCAAATACCTTTTCTCATAAATAAGAGCTAATCTAAAATTAGCATTAGGATGATCCAGATCTTCAATGATATAAGACTTTAAGATAGATAGTGCTTCTTCATCAGAAGCTTTGGCCAATAATGGATGTACGTCTTTGTATCGTTGGCCAAGTAATGGGAATGCCACCAATAGCACTGCTGAAAAGATGAGTAGTTTTTTCATATTCCTATTACTATTAATTCAACACGTCTGTTTTTAGCTCGGTTCTCATCAGAGTCATTGGCTACTTTTGGTTGAGATTCGCCATACCCATTATACTCAAAACGATTTTCGGCAATCTTGTTTTCCTCCAAAAAGGTGACAACGCTATTGGCACGCTTGTTAGATAAGATTTTGTTATAAGAATCGGAACCTACGTCATCTGTATGAGCAGCAACTTCAACCCTCAATGTTGGGTTTTCATTCATCAGTTTGATTACACGCTCCAACTCAATATATGAGATGTCTGATAGGGTTGCAGAGTTTGACTCAAACAAAATATCCTTCAATTCTAACTTAGCATTTTGCTCTAGCTTCAAAAGTTTCAGGTCTACACCCTGAGAGTTTTTACCAACTTCCAATGTGGTTGAGTTAAAGGCATATCCCTGATCACTGGTGGCTTCAATTTCATATCTATCACCCACACGAAGCGAAACCATGTTGTTTCCATCTACTTCAATCCGCTCATCTCTATCTTTATTTCTAAGAATAATTTTTGATTTTACTCTGGAGTTGTTCACAAGGTCTGCCACATTGATCATTACCTCTTTTTTCTCAGGTACAAGTGGGATCTCTTTTTCAAAGTTTCGGTAAAGCACCAGGTTGGATAAGTCAAGCGTGAAAAGCTCACTTTTAAAATTAGGTGCGGATACGTAAAACTCATAGTTAGAACCAATTGGCAAGGCTATTTGTGTTGTGCCATTTGGCAACCTTGTTTTTACCGTTTTAAAGAAGGTGGAGGCACCGTCTCTTTTTACCTGCACATCAGCCACCAACCCTTCAAATAATTCAGCATCACTAACAGCCACATCTAAAAAAGCATTTTGAAATAACTCAATATTTACTTCACTCTCTTGGTAAGTGGTGACCTTTCTCAAGTCAAAAGATTGAATGAAACTCGAATAACCTTCTTTTACCACCTCGATGTTGTAGTACTTTCCTGCTGCTAATACTACAGTATAAGCACCGTCTTCAGGGTTATTATCTATTTCGGAAATGATACTGGACGTTAACGCATCCCTAACAATAATTTTAGCTGCTATGCCCTGATCAGTGTCAGCATCCGTAATTTTCCCTTGAATAATGTTATTCACAAACTGGCGTAAGTCTGGTGGGATGACCACTGAATAAATATCCTGATTGTTATATACAAAATACATCAAATCTCCTTGGGCGGCTATGGTTGGTAGCTGATCGCTCGCAGCAGAATTGGCATAAGTTAATGGCACCGGTCTAGACCACTCTCCTAATGGAGTAAAAGTTGATTGGTACATATCATAATCTCCTTGCCCACCCGGCCTGTTAGATGAAAAGATAAGGGTTTTACCATCAGCCATAATTCTAGGTGCTTTTTCACAATCCAGATTGATTGGGTAAGGTAATTTTCTAGGTGTACCCCACTCTCCGTTTGCATTCCGTTCTGCTCTCCAAATTGAAGAACAAAAGCCTTCATATCTCTTTAGGTCTCGAGATTGCGGACCTTCCATGTTTTGCCTTACAAAATATAAGTATTTACCATCCGCAGAAATAGAAGGAAAGGCTTCGTAGCCATCCGTGTTGATAGCTGCCCCAATAGTTTGTGGTACACTCCAACCGGATTTATCTCTTGTGGAATAATAGATATCAGAACTGTTACCAAAACCAATAGATGCAAAGAAATAAAGGGTATTGCCATCAAAACTTATACTAGGTCCCCCTATCAAGTCAGTGGAGTCCCCAAAGTTATTTACGTTTTCGATGGGTTCAGGAAGTTGCCAATCATCATTTATAAATTTAGACTCAAACAGCTTGTAGCTGCCACCTTTGTTAGCTTCAAAGATGATTGTTTTTCCATCAGCAGAAATTGACGGAGCATACTCAACTGCTGCAGGGTCACTGAGGTTTTCTATAATCCGCTTTGTTTTTGAGTAGTCGACAGTATCTGCTTGACCTACAGCAATTTGTTCCATGCCCGTAAAAAGGATAAGGCATAGCATTAAAAATAAATTTTTAACCATATGTAGTTATCCTTTAGTCTGTTCCGATAATGATGAATGCTCCCCAATGAAATGGGTCTGCATATTTTTGTTTAAGTTCCAATTGCGCATTTTTAAAAGATTCGAATTTGTTAGTTCCGCTTAACCAGTTCTTGTAAAAATTAACCATTAATTGCTGAGTAGTATTATCATCTACTTGCCACAAACTCATAATAACTGCTTTAGCACCTGCCACCATAAACGACCGCTGTAAGCCATACACACCTTCACCATTTTTTACTTCGCCAATACCAGTCTCACAAGCTGACAA
This genomic window contains:
- a CDS encoding OmpA family protein; this encodes MLCLILFTGMEQIAVGQADTVDYSKTKRIIENLSDPAAVEYAPSISADGKTIIFEANKGGSYKLFESKFINDDWQLPEPIENVNNFGDSTDLIGGPSISFDGNTLYFFASIGFGNSSDIYYSTRDKSGWSVPQTIGAAINTDGYEAFPSISADGKYLYFVRQNMEGPQSRDLKRYEGFCSSIWRAERNANGEWGTPRKLPYPINLDCEKAPRIMADGKTLIFSSNRPGGQGDYDMYQSTFTPLGEWSRPVPLTYANSAASDQLPTIAAQGDLMYFVYNNQDIYSVVIPPDLRQFVNNIIQGKITDADTDQGIAAKIIVRDALTSSIISEIDNNPEDGAYTVVLAAGKYYNIEVVKEGYSSFIQSFDLRKVTTYQESEVNIELFQNAFLDVAVSDAELFEGLVADVQVKRDGASTFFKTVKTRLPNGTTQIALPIGSNYEFYVSAPNFKSELFTLDLSNLVLYRNFEKEIPLVPEKKEVMINVADLVNNSRVKSKIILRNKDRDERIEVDGNNMVSLRVGDRYEIEATSDQGYAFNSTTLEVGKNSQGVDLKLLKLEQNAKLELKDILFESNSATLSDISYIELERVIKLMNENPTLRVEVAAHTDDVGSDSYNKILSNKRANSVVTFLEENKIAENRFEYNGYGESQPKVANDSDENRAKNRRVELIVIGI
- a CDS encoding DUF2141 domain-containing protein, yielding MISLSFLQPAVTEQASLSITINKVESQKGNLIVALFNNEERFLEEDFLNQQISVAGKNEFTVTFNNIPKGKYAVSIIHDENENGVLDTNFVGIPTESFGFSNNKMGRFGPPSFEDCGIELNDHQEIVIDLRKML